A window from Eubalaena glacialis isolate mEubGla1 chromosome 1, mEubGla1.1.hap2.+ XY, whole genome shotgun sequence encodes these proteins:
- the CH25H gene encoding cholesterol 25-hydroxylase, with product MSSHNGSELHVLCSSGQLFLQPLWDRLRTWEALIQSPFFPVVFSITTYVGFCLPFVVLDVLCPWVPALRRYKIHPDFSPSAWQLLPCLGQTLYQHVVFVFPMTLLHWATSPALLPREAPELLQLVRHVVLCLLLFDTEFFVWHVLHHKVPWLYRTFHKMHHQNPSPFALATQYMSVGELFSLGFFDMMNVLLLQCHPLTVLTFHVVNIWLSVEDHSGYDFPWSTHKLVPFGWYGGVEHHDLHHSQFTCNFAPYFTHWDRILGTLRSAPAK from the coding sequence ATGAGCAGCCACAACGGCTCCGAGCTCCACGTCCTCTGCAGCTCCGGCCAGCTGTTCTTGCAGCCCCTCTGGGACCGCCTGAGGACCTGGGAGGCCCTCATCCAGTCGCCCTTCTTCCCCGTCGTCTTCTCCATCACCACCTACGTGGGCTTCTGCCTGCCCTTCGTGGTGCTGGACGTCCTGTGCCCCTGGGTGCCCGCGCTACGGCGCTACAAGATCCACCCGGACTTCTCGCCGTCGGCTTGGCAGCTGCTGCCCTGTCTGGGGCAGACGCTCTACCAGCACGTGGTGTTCGTGTTCCCCATGACACTGCTGCACTGGGCGACCAGCCCCGCCCTCCTGCCCCGCGAAGCCCCCGAGCTGCTCCAGCTGGTCCGCCACGTCGTGCTCTGCCTGCTGCTCTTCGACACCGAGTTCTTCGTGTGGCACGTGCTGCACCACAAGGTGCCCTGGCTGTACCGGACCTTCCACAAGATGCACCACCAGAACCCGTCCCCGTTCGCGCTGGCCACGCAGTACATGAGCGTCGGGGAGCTGTTCTCCTTGGGTTTCTTTGACATGATGAACGTCTTGCTGCTCCAGTGCCACCCGCTCACTGTCCTGACCTTCCACGTGGTCAACATCTGGCTGTCGGTGGAGGACCACTCGGGCTACGACTTCCCCTGGTCCACGCACAAACTGGTACCTTTCGGGTGGTATGGGGGCGTGGAGCACCACGACCTGCATCACTCCCAGTTTACCTGCAACTTCGCCCCTTACTTCACACACTGGGACAGAATACTGGGAACTCTGCGGTCTGCTCCCGCCAAGTGA